One region of Permianibacter fluminis genomic DNA includes:
- a CDS encoding RAD23 family protein — protein sequence MNAHPSSLIQALLLFALSACSASQPVALSAKTPTMVTTAETPAVSPSLAANVVGNAAPAGKPAPETTPATPLTKPNPDTITDGKPVTTPVAPRSLRDYQQSLGKACQRDADCVVKNVGSCCGYQPQCVHKDVQTFPEQVKALCEKEGRSSICGFQEPAGCSCVNNQCRSSAGSGL from the coding sequence ATGAACGCCCACCCGAGCTCGCTCATTCAGGCACTGCTATTGTTTGCGCTATCCGCTTGCAGCGCCTCGCAACCAGTCGCGTTGTCAGCGAAAACGCCGACCATGGTGACCACGGCTGAAACGCCGGCTGTTTCACCGAGTCTGGCAGCGAATGTCGTGGGGAATGCAGCACCTGCCGGGAAGCCTGCTCCCGAAACAACGCCCGCGACACCGCTCACAAAACCAAACCCGGACACGATCACCGATGGCAAGCCCGTCACAACGCCAGTTGCACCACGCAGCTTGCGCGACTATCAGCAAAGCCTCGGCAAGGCCTGTCAGCGTGACGCGGACTGTGTGGTCAAGAACGTCGGCAGTTGCTGTGGCTATCAGCCGCAATGTGTCCACAAGGACGTGCAAACGTTTCCTGAGCAGGTGAAAGCCTTGTGTGAAAAGGAAGGTCGCAGCAGTATCTGCGGCTTTCAGGAACCGGCCGGTTGCAGCTGCGTCAACAACCAATGCCGGAGCAGCGCCGGCAGCGGTCTCTGA
- a CDS encoding ABC transporter permease has translation MNHSIGKTVLLMARKDFQLLLTDKVTLFFTFVFPLLFALLFGGMMGGGNSGRQISLVLVQEDASSAAQEFAGLLKAAPELQITEQDRSTAAEQVRKGEKTAYLIIPAGFGERWQAGFAGTFSGQVPTVQLGVDPAREAEAGMLQGVLMKYAAERFKTLFAGGPALQQQMQSSIQQIETSADMPAEWRSLLLDYLPKMQTLLAKQAEAPTAANRANDAGFLPLKIDAEAVAIEKKGPGNAYAVLFPQSMMWSVLGCLMGFGVSLVQERSRGTLQRLQAAPVNAASILAGKALACALTQMAVMSLLLVIAHVFFRVPLPHPLALIAAVLAITVCFSGIMTLMAAIAQTEQAVNGMGWAVLMVLAMIGGSMIPLFLMPPWLQTVSHISPIKWGILSLEGAIWRDFSSVEMLLPLTVLLAIGLLAYGGGVWRFRRETLAG, from the coding sequence ATGAACCATTCGATCGGCAAAACCGTGCTGTTGATGGCGCGCAAAGATTTTCAGTTGCTGCTGACCGACAAGGTCACGCTGTTTTTTACTTTTGTCTTCCCGCTGCTGTTTGCCCTGCTGTTTGGCGGCATGATGGGCGGCGGCAACAGTGGCCGGCAGATTTCCTTGGTGCTGGTGCAGGAAGATGCATCAAGTGCCGCGCAGGAGTTTGCCGGCTTGTTGAAAGCCGCGCCGGAATTGCAAATTACCGAGCAGGACCGGAGCACCGCCGCCGAGCAAGTGCGCAAAGGCGAAAAAACGGCGTATCTCATCATCCCGGCCGGTTTTGGCGAGCGCTGGCAAGCCGGTTTTGCCGGCACGTTCTCCGGTCAGGTGCCAACCGTGCAGCTCGGCGTGGATCCGGCACGCGAAGCCGAAGCGGGCATGCTGCAAGGTGTGCTGATGAAATACGCGGCAGAACGGTTCAAAACCTTGTTCGCTGGTGGCCCGGCCCTGCAGCAGCAAATGCAATCCTCGATTCAGCAAATCGAAACCAGCGCCGACATGCCAGCCGAATGGCGCAGCCTGCTGCTGGACTACCTGCCAAAAATGCAAACGCTTTTGGCGAAACAGGCTGAGGCGCCGACGGCCGCAAACCGCGCCAATGACGCCGGCTTTCTGCCACTGAAAATTGATGCCGAAGCCGTTGCCATCGAAAAGAAAGGTCCAGGCAATGCGTACGCCGTGCTGTTTCCGCAATCGATGATGTGGTCGGTGCTCGGCTGCCTGATGGGCTTCGGTGTGTCGCTGGTGCAGGAACGCAGCCGCGGCACGCTGCAACGGCTGCAGGCGGCGCCCGTCAATGCCGCCAGCATTCTGGCCGGCAAGGCACTGGCATGCGCACTGACCCAAATGGCGGTGATGAGTCTGCTGCTGGTAATTGCCCATGTCTTTTTCCGGGTGCCGTTACCGCATCCGCTGGCATTGATCGCGGCCGTGCTGGCCATCACGGTCTGCTTCAGTGGCATCATGACGCTGATGGCCGCCATCGCCCAAACCGAGCAAGCGGTCAACGGCATGGGCTGGGCGGTGCTGATGGTGCTGGCGATGATCGGCGGCAGCATGATTCCCTTGTTCCTGATGCCGCCCTGGCTGCAGACGGTCAGTCATATCAGCCCGATCAAATGGGGCATCCTCAGTCTCGAAGGTGCAATCTGGCGCGACTTCAGCAGCGTGGAAATGTTGTTGCCGCTGACGGTCTTGCTCGCCATTGGCCTGCTCGCCTATGGTGGCGGGGTCTGGCGATTCCGGCGCGAAACGCTTGCCGGCTGA
- a CDS encoding ABC transporter ATP-binding protein gives MLELENVSKAYAGKRAVHQLSLQIRAGEIFGLLGPNGAGKSTSCALITGLLAPDSGSVCIAGTDPRQHTVRRRIGLAPQKLALYERLSARANLQFFASLYGITGLSGNEAVGQALAQVGLTERAEDPVSTFSGGMLRRLNLAGALVHNPDLLLLDEPTAGVDPQSRSRLFDTVLALKAAGKTVIYTTHYMEEAERLCDRVAILDNGRLLALDTVPALLRQYGGASEIVLRNGHGQRQISTTDPLATLRELLATDTSADLLEVRPPTLESAFLNLTGKHLRD, from the coding sequence ATGCTGGAACTGGAAAACGTCAGTAAAGCGTACGCCGGCAAACGCGCCGTGCATCAACTCAGCTTGCAGATACGCGCAGGCGAAATCTTTGGCTTGCTCGGCCCGAACGGCGCCGGCAAAAGTACCAGCTGTGCGTTGATTACCGGATTGCTGGCGCCGGACAGCGGCAGCGTCTGCATCGCCGGCACCGATCCGCGCCAGCACACGGTGCGCCGGCGAATCGGTTTGGCGCCGCAAAAGCTGGCGCTGTACGAGCGGCTCAGTGCTCGCGCCAATCTGCAATTCTTTGCCTCGCTGTACGGCATCACCGGTCTGTCTGGTAACGAAGCCGTTGGCCAGGCGCTGGCGCAAGTGGGCTTGACCGAGCGCGCGGAGGATCCGGTCAGTACGTTTTCCGGCGGCATGCTGCGCCGACTCAATCTGGCCGGCGCCCTGGTGCACAACCCGGACCTGCTCCTGCTGGATGAACCGACTGCGGGCGTCGATCCGCAATCGCGCAGCCGCCTGTTCGACACTGTGCTGGCCTTGAAAGCCGCCGGCAAGACGGTGATTTACACCACGCATTACATGGAAGAAGCCGAGCGGCTATGCGACCGCGTCGCCATTCTCGACAACGGCCGGTTGCTGGCGCTCGATACGGTGCCGGCCTTGCTGCGGCAATACGGCGGCGCCAGCGAAATCGTGCTGCGCAATGGCCACGGTCAACGCCAGATCAGCACCACCGATCCGCTGGCAACCCTGCGCGAACTGCTGGCCACCGACACCAGCGCGGATCTGCTGGAGGTGCGGCCACCGACGCTGGAATCGGCGTTCCTGAATCTGACCGGCAAACATTTGAGGGACTGA
- a CDS encoding SEC-C metal-binding domain-containing protein produces the protein MHGQPHVHGPDCDHDHEHEHVHGPDCDHDHDHHHHHVQAPVRNPLREVGRNDPCPCGSGNKFKKCHGR, from the coding sequence ATGCACGGCCAGCCGCACGTTCACGGCCCGGATTGCGATCACGACCATGAGCACGAACATGTGCACGGTCCGGATTGCGACCATGACCACGATCATCACCACCATCACGTTCAGGCCCCGGTCCGCAATCCGCTGCGGGAAGTCGGCCGCAATGACCCTTGCCCTTGCGGCTCGGGTAACAAGTTCAAGAAATGCCACGGGCGTTGA
- a CDS encoding YqcC family protein, giving the protein MSASDGDNPVSLHPEVQLQECTRLLGAIQQELRRLDCWAAVPPPVERFASTLPFCVDTLSIEQWLQFVFLPRMQALLDAGAELPRGSGLAAYAEVCFRDQMAARRELITLLKAMDELLVAPVVH; this is encoded by the coding sequence ATGAGCGCATCTGACGGCGACAACCCGGTTTCCCTGCACCCCGAGGTGCAACTGCAGGAGTGCACCCGCCTGCTGGGTGCCATCCAGCAGGAACTGCGTCGGCTGGACTGCTGGGCGGCGGTACCGCCGCCGGTCGAGCGTTTTGCCAGCACGCTGCCGTTCTGCGTCGATACCTTGTCAATTGAGCAATGGCTGCAATTTGTCTTTCTGCCGCGGATGCAGGCGCTGCTGGACGCCGGTGCAGAGTTGCCGCGAGGTTCGGGTCTGGCGGCCTATGCCGAAGTCTGTTTCCGCGACCAGATGGCCGCGCGGCGGGAATTGATTACCTTGCTGAAGGCGATGGATGAGCTATTGGTGGCGCCGGTAGTGCACTGA
- a CDS encoding MGMT family protein produces MTSPSDLHQRLLAVIAAIPAGEWCSYGEVARRAGLPGYHRLVARLLASQPNGGRLPWHRVLRADGRPGLAEGSAGWREQLQRLRAEGVRIENGRAKRPPEPG; encoded by the coding sequence ATGACCAGCCCATCCGACTTGCACCAACGCCTGCTTGCCGTCATCGCCGCGATTCCCGCCGGCGAATGGTGCAGCTATGGCGAGGTCGCTCGGCGCGCGGGTTTGCCGGGTTATCACCGATTAGTGGCACGTTTGTTGGCCAGCCAACCGAACGGTGGCCGCCTGCCTTGGCATCGGGTCCTGCGGGCCGATGGCCGGCCCGGACTGGCAGAAGGCTCGGCCGGTTGGCGCGAGCAATTGCAGCGGCTGCGCGCCGAAGGCGTGCGCATCGAAAATGGCCGCGCCAAGAGGCCGCCGGAACCGGGCTGA
- the nudC gene encoding NAD(+) diphosphatase, with protein sequence MLHFTLQRQALLRHDESQLQQLRNSKDARVLGIFDDKLPMLAGELFRPLQEFSSRQRAEAFFLGLYEGLPTFALALDEANAGGYRDADFDDLRPRAGYLTAEHLAIACEAKALVHWHVHHRFCAGCGAPTEVREAGHSRHCPSCQRNHFPRTDPAIIVGVTHADKLLFGRGANWPAGRFGMIAGFVEPGESMEQAVAREVMEETGILIRNVQYVMSQPWPSPMSLMLAFFAETDDPQLTLHDKELEEARWLSRDELVTAVRNGSMKLPTRASVAYGLTKVWFEQRGDSLADALPK encoded by the coding sequence ATGTTGCATTTCACCTTGCAGCGGCAAGCGCTGCTGCGCCACGACGAAAGCCAACTGCAACAGCTGCGCAACAGCAAAGATGCGCGCGTCCTTGGCATCTTCGATGACAAGCTGCCCATGCTGGCCGGCGAGCTGTTCCGGCCATTGCAGGAATTCAGCAGCCGCCAGCGTGCAGAAGCATTTTTTCTCGGGCTGTATGAAGGCCTGCCAACGTTTGCGCTGGCGCTCGACGAAGCCAATGCCGGCGGTTATCGGGATGCCGACTTCGACGATTTGCGGCCACGCGCGGGCTACCTGACCGCCGAACATCTGGCGATCGCCTGCGAAGCGAAAGCGCTGGTGCACTGGCATGTCCATCACCGGTTTTGCGCCGGCTGCGGCGCACCCACCGAGGTCCGCGAAGCCGGCCACAGCCGGCATTGCCCGAGCTGCCAGCGCAATCATTTTCCGCGTACCGATCCGGCAATTATTGTCGGGGTCACGCACGCCGACAAATTGCTGTTTGGCCGTGGCGCCAACTGGCCGGCCGGTCGGTTCGGCATGATCGCCGGTTTTGTCGAACCGGGCGAAAGCATGGAGCAGGCCGTCGCCAGGGAAGTGATGGAAGAAACTGGCATTTTGATCCGCAACGTCCAGTACGTCATGTCGCAGCCATGGCCCTCGCCGATGTCGCTGATGCTGGCGTTTTTTGCCGAAACCGATGACCCGCAACTGACCCTGCATGACAAGGAATTGGAAGAAGCGCGTTGGCTCAGCCGCGATGAGTTGGTAACCGCCGTCAGAAATGGCAGCATGAAATTGCCGACCCGCGCGTCAGTGGCTTACGGCTTGACCAAAGTCTGGTTCGAACAGCGCGGAGACTCGCTGGCAGACGCGCTGCCAAAGTAA
- a CDS encoding YeiH family protein: protein MSLPALPRPQDRFAAALLALLSVACLVGILGSSLALLAGIGLGLWLGNPVKAQTQKASGLVLKTAVVGLGFGLPLNVVLATARDSLALTIATIALALLAGWWLAKWLKVESVLGQLLAAGTAICGGSAIAAVAPVLRAKSETIAVAVAVVFLLNALGLVIFPPLGHWLGLTQAEFGLWAALAIHDTSSVVGAAANYGNEALAVATTAKLARAIWIVPLVLLFGIVNRSRDQQNAFPLFISFFLLASLIRTLVPALADIAPHITSFARDLFALSLLWIGAGITRTTLRNLSMRPLILAVTLWLILATGSLLAIEAMHP, encoded by the coding sequence ATGTCCCTGCCCGCCCTGCCCCGTCCTCAGGATCGGTTTGCTGCCGCCCTGCTTGCCTTGCTCAGCGTTGCCTGCCTCGTCGGCATCCTTGGCAGTTCACTGGCCTTGCTGGCCGGCATTGGTCTCGGTCTCTGGCTGGGCAACCCGGTCAAAGCGCAGACCCAGAAAGCCTCTGGACTGGTGCTGAAGACTGCCGTGGTTGGGCTCGGCTTTGGTCTGCCGCTGAATGTCGTGCTGGCAACAGCGCGCGACAGCCTGGCGCTGACCATCGCCACCATTGCGCTAGCGCTGTTGGCCGGCTGGTGGCTGGCGAAATGGCTGAAAGTGGAATCGGTGCTCGGCCAGCTGCTGGCGGCCGGCACCGCCATTTGCGGTGGCAGCGCAATTGCCGCCGTGGCGCCGGTACTGCGCGCCAAAAGTGAAACCATTGCGGTCGCAGTGGCGGTGGTGTTTCTGCTGAATGCGCTCGGTCTGGTGATCTTCCCGCCGCTGGGTCATTGGCTCGGTTTGACGCAGGCCGAATTCGGTTTGTGGGCCGCGCTCGCCATTCACGACACCAGTTCGGTAGTCGGCGCGGCCGCCAATTACGGCAACGAAGCGCTGGCCGTTGCGACCACCGCCAAATTGGCGCGCGCGATCTGGATCGTGCCGCTGGTCTTGCTGTTCGGCATCGTCAATCGCAGTCGCGATCAGCAAAATGCCTTTCCGCTGTTTATCTCGTTTTTTCTGCTCGCCAGCCTGATCCGGACCCTGGTGCCGGCCCTGGCCGACATCGCACCGCACATCACCAGTTTCGCCCGCGACCTGTTCGCCTTGTCGCTGCTGTGGATCGGCGCCGGCATCACCCGGACTACCTTGCGGAACTTGAGCATGCGGCCGCTGATACTGGCGGTCACCTTATGGCTGATTTTGGCCACCGGTTCGCTGCTGGCCATCGAGGCAATGCATCCGTGA
- a CDS encoding GntR family transcriptional regulator — translation MRAEWSDEAPIYRQLRERIVLLILEGALAPGDALPSVRQVAADYRINPLTVSKAYQELSEENIVEKRRGLGLYVNEGAREKLKTQLRQQFLDEEWPRVLKRIELLDLTPAELLAFNSSPGGAA, via the coding sequence ATGCGAGCAGAGTGGAGTGACGAAGCGCCGATTTACCGGCAGCTGCGCGAACGTATCGTGCTGCTGATTCTGGAAGGCGCGCTGGCCCCGGGTGATGCCCTGCCCTCGGTCCGGCAGGTGGCGGCGGATTACCGCATCAATCCGCTGACCGTGAGCAAGGCATATCAGGAATTGTCCGAGGAGAACATCGTGGAAAAGCGACGCGGGCTTGGCCTGTACGTCAACGAAGGCGCGCGGGAAAAACTGAAAACGCAGCTGCGCCAACAATTCCTCGACGAAGAGTGGCCGCGTGTGCTGAAACGCATTGAGTTGCTGGATCTGACGCCGGCAGAGCTGTTGGCATTCAACAGCAGCCCGGGAGGTGCCGCATGA
- a CDS encoding ABC transporter ATP-binding protein — MTGSASAVHNNNVLVQGRGIHKAFGKTDVLNQVDFTIEKGRIVGLIGSNGAGKTTLLRAMLGLTDVDGELSVLGLDPRTHRDQLMERVAYIADVAILPRWLRVDQAIDYVDGVHPRFSRERCEAMLKKTNIPAKAKIGTLSKGMVAQLHLALVLAIDAELLILDEPTLGLDIVYRKAFYETLLGDYYERERTIVLTTHQVEEVQHLLTDILLISKGRLVLNGTMDAVSERYTEVMVPREQLDAARAYKPISDREVFGRHVLMFENIAREQLRGLGELRTPGIADVFVAKMTEAKV, encoded by the coding sequence ATGACCGGTTCCGCAAGTGCTGTGCACAACAACAACGTGCTGGTGCAAGGCCGTGGCATCCACAAGGCGTTCGGCAAAACCGATGTGCTGAATCAGGTTGATTTCACCATCGAGAAAGGCCGCATCGTCGGTTTGATCGGCAGCAACGGCGCCGGCAAAACCACCTTGCTGCGGGCCATGCTCGGCTTGACCGATGTTGATGGCGAGCTGTCGGTGCTGGGGCTGGATCCGCGTACCCATCGTGATCAGTTGATGGAGCGGGTTGCCTACATCGCCGATGTCGCGATTCTGCCGCGCTGGTTGCGGGTCGATCAGGCCATTGATTATGTCGATGGCGTGCATCCGCGCTTTTCCCGCGAGCGCTGCGAGGCGATGTTGAAAAAAACCAACATCCCGGCCAAAGCCAAAATCGGCACGCTGTCGAAAGGCATGGTGGCGCAGTTGCATCTGGCGCTGGTGTTGGCAATCGACGCCGAGTTGCTGATTCTGGACGAGCCGACTCTGGGTCTCGACATTGTCTACCGCAAGGCGTTTTACGAAACCCTGCTGGGCGACTACTACGAGCGTGAACGCACCATCGTGCTGACCACGCACCAGGTGGAAGAAGTGCAGCATCTGCTGACCGACATTCTGCTGATCAGCAAAGGCCGACTGGTGTTGAACGGCACCATGGACGCGGTCAGCGAGCGCTACACCGAAGTGATGGTGCCGCGCGAACAGCTGGACGCGGCGCGCGCTTACAAGCCGATCAGCGATCGGGAAGTGTTCGGTCGCCATGTGCTGATGTTTGAAAATATCGCCCGCGAGCAACTGCGTGGCCTTGGCGAACTGCGGACACCCGGCATTGCCGATGTGTTTGTCGCCAAAATGACGGAGGCAAAAGTATGA
- a CDS encoding DUF3192 domain-containing protein: MKKTLLALSLAMATTLTGCVIAIGPDGFDTGDSVSRRDSKMREKIADLPLGQSTESVREKLGEPEFSEAFAGKDGEYRVWFYRTHRTKSDGDTSRDETTPLVFRDGKLVAFGEDAYRQALAR, encoded by the coding sequence ATGAAGAAGACCCTGTTGGCACTGTCTTTGGCGATGGCAACCACCTTGACCGGTTGCGTCATCGCGATTGGTCCGGATGGTTTTGATACCGGTGACAGCGTCAGCCGCCGCGACAGCAAGATGCGGGAAAAAATTGCCGACCTGCCGCTCGGCCAGAGCACCGAGTCGGTACGGGAAAAGCTGGGTGAGCCGGAATTCAGCGAAGCCTTCGCCGGCAAGGATGGCGAATACCGGGTCTGGTTTTATCGCACCCATCGGACCAAGTCGGACGGCGATACCAGCCGTGACGAAACCACCCCGCTGGTATTCCGCGATGGCAAGCTGGTAGCGTTTGGTGAAGATGCCTACCGTCAGGCACTGGCGCGCTGA
- a CDS encoding SDR family oxidoreductase, whose protein sequence is MQIQDKVIAITGAGQGLGKAMALTLASQGAKLALVDRNADALERAVAECRKLGVRAEGYIADIANEGEVENLFARIETAFGGVDALVNNAGIIRDGLLVKAKDGVIEGKLSLSDWQKVIDVNLTGVFLCGREAAAQMVQKGRPGVIVNISSISRNGNMGQSNYAAAKAGVAAMTVTWAKELARYGIRCAAIAPGFIATDMTASMKPEVIAKIESGIPLRKMGLPENIAQTVKFILENDYLTGRVLEIDGGLRL, encoded by the coding sequence ATGCAGATTCAGGACAAAGTCATTGCCATTACGGGCGCGGGTCAGGGTTTGGGTAAAGCCATGGCGCTGACCCTGGCGAGCCAGGGCGCCAAGCTGGCGCTGGTCGACCGCAACGCTGACGCGCTGGAGCGGGCGGTGGCGGAATGCCGCAAGCTCGGCGTGCGCGCTGAAGGCTATATCGCGGACATCGCCAACGAGGGCGAGGTCGAGAACCTGTTTGCCCGCATTGAAACGGCATTCGGCGGGGTCGATGCGCTGGTCAACAATGCCGGCATCATTCGCGACGGCCTGCTGGTCAAGGCCAAGGACGGGGTCATTGAAGGCAAGCTCAGCCTGAGCGATTGGCAGAAAGTGATCGACGTCAATCTGACCGGCGTTTTCCTCTGCGGCCGTGAAGCTGCGGCGCAAATGGTGCAGAAAGGCCGGCCGGGCGTGATCGTCAATATTTCGAGCATTTCCCGTAATGGCAACATGGGTCAGAGCAATTACGCGGCGGCGAAAGCCGGGGTCGCAGCCATGACTGTGACTTGGGCGAAAGAGCTGGCACGTTACGGCATTCGCTGTGCGGCTATTGCGCCAGGCTTTATCGCCACCGACATGACCGCGAGCATGAAGCCGGAAGTGATTGCGAAAATCGAAAGCGGCATTCCGCTGCGCAAGATGGGGCTGCCGGAAAACATCGCCCAGACGGTCAAATTCATTCTGGAAAACGATTACCTGACCGGCCGCGTGCTGGAAATCGACGGCGGTCTGCGGCTGTAG
- a CDS encoding cupin domain-containing protein codes for MASVIRMRVFAGAVFALGFASGLLAQKLTDSPQRVEVKRVDLSGAPGMEVITSTAEYPPGATVARHSHHGIEVAYVVQGASIQLPGKEASALLTGASLVNLRDAEHAGFTVVGEVPLKLFTVHVVDKAQPLYEFGN; via the coding sequence ATGGCTTCGGTCATCAGAATGCGGGTTTTTGCTGGCGCGGTATTTGCGCTGGGTTTTGCTTCCGGGCTGCTGGCGCAAAAGCTCACGGATTCACCGCAGCGGGTGGAAGTGAAGCGCGTCGATTTGTCCGGCGCGCCAGGTATGGAAGTGATCACCTCCACGGCCGAATATCCGCCCGGCGCTACCGTTGCCCGGCATTCGCATCACGGCATTGAAGTGGCGTATGTGGTGCAGGGCGCGAGCATTCAGCTGCCCGGCAAAGAGGCCAGTGCCTTGTTGACCGGTGCATCGCTGGTGAATCTGCGCGACGCCGAGCATGCCGGCTTCACCGTGGTTGGCGAGGTGCCATTGAAACTGTTCACCGTGCACGTGGTCGACAAGGCGCAGCCGCTATACGAGTTTGGCAATTGA
- a CDS encoding YbgA family protein, with the protein MIPFETPAQKPVVGISTCLLGEPVRYDGAHKRDDYLTGVLSTHFDYRPYCPEVGIGLGVPRPPIQLINIDGAIRVRGVREPERDFTDALHQFADRQLPSQRTLSGYVLKSKSPSCGMERVKVHGAKGGLPQHSSGAYAARLLQNLPLLPVEEEGRLHDPVLRENFIVRVYAYARWQALRASHPSKADIIAFHTRHKLLLLAHNEAAYRRLGRMVAELKGPLSAHWLDAYANEFMAALKRKASRKRHTNVLQHIAGYFKRTLDAADRDELATLIDDYRLEKVPLIVPLTLLQHHLRKQPDAYLNQQLYFAPYPTELGLRNVL; encoded by the coding sequence ATGATTCCGTTTGAAACGCCAGCACAGAAACCCGTCGTCGGTATCAGCACTTGCCTGCTGGGCGAGCCGGTGCGTTACGACGGCGCGCACAAGCGTGACGATTATCTGACCGGCGTCTTGTCGACGCATTTCGATTACCGGCCCTACTGTCCGGAGGTTGGCATCGGTCTGGGCGTGCCGCGTCCGCCGATTCAGCTGATCAATATCGATGGCGCCATCCGGGTGCGTGGCGTGCGCGAACCGGAACGCGATTTCACCGACGCGCTGCATCAGTTCGCTGACCGGCAATTGCCGAGCCAGCGCACGCTGTCAGGCTATGTGCTGAAAAGCAAATCGCCCAGCTGTGGCATGGAGCGGGTCAAGGTGCACGGTGCCAAGGGCGGATTGCCGCAGCACAGCAGCGGCGCTTACGCAGCACGCCTGCTGCAGAATTTGCCGCTGCTGCCCGTGGAAGAAGAAGGCCGCCTGCACGATCCGGTGCTGCGGGAAAATTTCATCGTTCGCGTTTATGCGTATGCGCGCTGGCAAGCGCTGCGGGCAAGCCATCCGAGCAAAGCCGATATCATTGCCTTTCACACCCGGCACAAACTGCTGCTGCTCGCCCATAACGAGGCTGCCTATCGCCGGCTCGGCAGGATGGTCGCTGAACTGAAAGGCCCGCTCAGCGCGCACTGGCTCGATGCCTATGCCAATGAATTCATGGCGGCGTTGAAGCGCAAAGCCAGTCGCAAACGTCACACCAATGTGCTGCAGCACATCGCCGGCTATTTCAAGCGCACGCTTGATGCGGCAGACCGGGACGAGTTGGCCACGCTGATCGATGACTACCGTCTGGAAAAAGTGCCGTTGATCGTGCCATTGACCCTGCTGCAACACCATTTGCGCAAACAACCTGATGCCTACCTGAATCAGCAACTGTATTTTGCGCCGTATCCCACTGAACTCGGCTTGCGCAATGTGCTGTAG